Within the Salvia hispanica cultivar TCC Black 2014 chromosome 4, UniMelb_Shisp_WGS_1.0, whole genome shotgun sequence genome, the region gtatattgatatatgaaattatattataatacactatatttttagtataattaatcGTTTCGTGTCACAACTTAGTTGATAGTGATTCCAACTTGGTATAATaggaaaacatttttaaaaggacaaaaacttaatcttaaattaaaaaacagtgtaaaaataaattcttgaaaacagaaaattaaagaatgaaTGAAtctaataaaagaaatacgtATGAAAGTGTAAAATTTGGATTAGAGAaatgaaacaacaaaaaaaacaactagaATTAAATAGAAGGGTAATAATGTAAATTGCTTGAGcaataaatgatttatttgaaacaTTAATAGTCATACCAtctaaatttactaaaatgtcattttatggCCAGCCATAACGTGGTCACATAGCATTACCCTATTTATTATGcgatcaaaaagaaaaacatgcGTTTGCAGTCGTACCCGACTCTTGCTTAGAAAGCGGTTACTATTAGTTTGatgttttgattaaaattaccaacaatttaggatatttttaaaaatccgAAATagtttggaattaaaaatgatggttatcaataaaaattctGCCCATTTTTCGATGTATATTCAAGGTTTGATTTATATTGGTTCCATCAATAATTTAGTATTTAAGTAGCAAATCATCGGTAAGGAATATATGTATACACTATACATAAAATGCATTCTAAGAGGATCATTGTGCTGCAAGTTAGAAGGTAATGTTATTAAAAGTAACCATCTATAAAATGACGTTGGAAATGAagatcattttaaattaagcaGTGAAGAGGGCAAGTTAATATCATCCTAATAAATTTTGAGTTCGTATGGGCAGCACAATTAATTCCGAAGAGACAAAATTATGTAAGAGGGCAAGATTAATTTTCGATGGTAGTATCTCAATGATTCCACCACTCAATGTCAATGCTACCTTTCAAATCATTgtcaaaattcatatttatgaaACAACATGTTTTCAACTCACCAAATTTCTTTATAGTTGCGTGCATTCATCATTAACTTTTAACAAATTTTTCTTTGATATATATGATTCGCGGAATGTGCATAAGTTAACGGATGAAAAAGGTAAGTTAACGAATGATCCTagaccaaattttgaaattttacaaatgaaaatgcTTCATCATATGCACACATTTAAGAGCGTTCTCAAACTCAAAATCATAAAGATAAGAAAGGTTGTCACGTTAAGCCCAATGTTCTAGCTATATCATTTGATTTTCTCTCCTCAAGCCACAAGAAATACGAGCAacaactataaaataaatagtattaaCCCCCCAAAACATTATTTcgtttattcaaattttttggtAAACACAAAACATTATTGTTTGCCTATTTCTACAATCCTAGCTCTTCCTCTAAAATTCAGCACTATACATCAACAACCTCTCACCCTAACCAACTCCATATAATGAAAGGAGGAAAtgataattaactaaaatgatttaaaagaacttaaattaatttagctattcaacaataaatacagttaatcttataattatttggaaaCTGCATTACGGTTTAAAGCGCAAATTTGGTGGGAACAGCAGTAGACACAGCAGGGGCATATAAGTCATTTCAGATGGTGCTGGGACCaacttttatctctctctcttttgctGCGGCAGTGATGAGAGTGCCATTTAAGCAGATTCCGAGCTCAACCATTTCCACACTTCTCAAACATATTTCCGAATTCCTAAATCATCTCTCACTCATTTCTTCACAGCTTCACCACTTCGATCTCCTTCcgatttccatattttttcacttctctctccaatCGCAAATGCTTGAATTTGCACTTGTTCAATAAATTTTCCGCTACTTTTCACATTACAGGTTTAGTTTTTGCGCTCTGAATATTTTATGTTGTGCTTTTCACTAGAAGAAAACACCTATGAGCTTAGGCATTTGTATCTACATGTTTGCGTAGAGAAACTAGGGTTTTCTGCATTTACAGTTTGATCTTAAAAATTTCTTCTCCGCGTCCAAAATCGGCTTCTGGAATTCAGCGTCAATCGGTCTTTTGTGATAAACATCGCTTTTCTCCGTTTAATTTTggtctctttcttttttcttttcaacttttgagttttttttttaaatgttcaTCTTCATTCGAAAAAATCACCTTCTTGAGAATCAAAAAATAACTAGCCAGTCATCATTTGAAAAACATGTTGGTTGATTCAATATCGTGAGTAGAAAAAAACATATCTTCTGTTTCAGATTTTCCAGACTTCGCAGCtttattgttttctttctctctctgctGTATGTATACGTGCTGCATGGAGTGTTGTACCGTTCAATTTTCATagggaaaataattaattttccccGTATTGTCTGCTGCGATTTCTATAAGAGCATTTGCACCTTTCTGAGCTTAACCGCACCACTAATGAGTTACTACTAATGGAAATTTTGTTCCCAACCATGTTTCCTCATTTTCCAAAAAACCTAAATCGCTAACCCCAGTTTTAATTTGTATCACTCTCTTGATTATTCTTCTGCACCAACAACTTAAGAttacattatattttcatcagattttaatttcttgatcAACGTGTTTTTGTGCTGAATGTTGACAGACGATGGTGATAGAGACCTACTACAGGAAACGCTCAAAGAAAGCCCATCAGCCCTGCATGGttcccttttctctctatatatagcTTTCTGTCTGTTATTTGTGTCCCACATTATATCTCACGCGCTGCCAAAAATAGTAATCTTTTCAGCTCAAGGCTCTGAGAATCATACATTTTGTTTTGCTTGGAATAACCGTGTGCATGGCGTGTGTATTGTCACTATTACTAAGATACatacccaaaataaaaaatgccaaatctttttctttcattattaTGCTTGCTTAACACATGAGTGTAATATAGAtaaccatttttttaatcaaatacacGTGGATTTGAACTTTgcaaaatgaatttaaatccCAATTTTAAAGAGACCCagttttttaattgaaatcttGAGTGATTGAGTCTGTCTTGCATGGGCTGCAAAAACATGTGTATGGTTAACTTTAGTAGAAACACTCTTTATTGATGCTATGTTTAATCAAAATAGGGAGTTCACTGCCAAAATTACAAAAGGACTGAACATTAATTACGATGCAGGAAGTGGACCAAAAAGATGCTGTGCAAGGCAGCGTTGTTGCGGCAGAGCCGCGCTGTACTCTTCTGCTTGAAGGTAGCTTTCAGTATATACGTGTTTCTATTTTACCTTTACTTACCTTTTCAGCTAAAATAATCGTTGAGGATTAACAAACATAAATCTTTATATGTGCAGATAGCCAGTTCTTGATTGGGGGTGGTGGAAATAAATCCCCGATAGAAAACTATATGAAGGAGGGTTATCTTTACGAGATTGATCACTCTCAGTTACCCCCACGAACCCCAGCTCACCTCCGCTCCATCCGAGTTGCTATGGCAAGAAATATGATTTcaccaataaattatattcacCAAAAAGCAactaattagtactccatatatttattgttactTATATGTTATTTAATGTTAATGAGTAATGTTTTGGAACTTAAGGTGTGCGAGAAGACGGAGGTGAATGTGGCAGTGAGGTATCCAAGCATGGAGTCGCTAAAAGCATTCTTCAACTACAGCTTGAGAGAGTCTCATCCTTCTTTGGATGAGAAGTTTGTGATGGGGTCAGCGCTGGCGGCGAGAGTGCTTGTTCGGATAGTTCCGGCTGAGGTCTTCATGGAGCAGAAGAGTTGGATTGCTTTCTGGCTGATTGCACAAAGGAAAGGAAGTAGCTGTCTATCTGAGGCTCTTAGGGGGAGTGGGATGGTGACATGGGGGATAAGAAGGCAAGTTAAGTATTTGGGTAGGCATAAGGAGAGTGATGATAATAATGATGTTTATGTTGCTCAGAACTCATCTTCGAGTTTTGTCACTGGAGTTGAGGAATCTCAGATGGGATTATTAGCTACTGGTGATGATGAGGAATTTAGGGAGGATGGCCAGAGACATGAAGATGGTGACCGTGGAGAGCGAGGGGAAGACATGGAAAATTGTGATGATCAGGAAAATGCAgaggatgaagaagaagaggaggaagaggaagaagaggaggaagaagaggaggaggaagaggaagaagaggaagaggaagaagaggaggagaagaTCAAGGTTGAGGAGATTAATGAGAACGTGAATAGAAAGAGGTACTCTTTTAGGAATTTGAGCATAAGGAAAACGAAGAAACCAAAGCTTGAGATCAGaaagcaaaagcaaaatcAGATGCAGAAGAAGAATCAGGTCAAGAAAATTAAGGGTAGTAAGAAATCAAGGGGATCACTCATTCATAGAGATCCAAAAGATCGTTGGTCTACTCAAAGGTAGATATGAATTAGGGGGCATATTCTATTTAAGTCATTTGGCTTTTTCACATCATTAAGTTGCTAGTTTTATTgatcaaagcaagaaaatGTGAAGGTACAAGCTCGCGGAGCAAAATCTTTTGGAGGTGATGAAATCAAAGGGAGCAACAGCTGAGAAACCGATCCTGAGGCCTCAACTGAGAGCAGAAGCAAGAAAGAGGATAGGTGATACAGGACTGCTTGACCATCTCCTGAAGCATATGGCTGGAAAGCTTGCTCCAGGAGGGCAGGAGAGGTTCAGGAGGCGGCATAATCCTGACGGAGCAATGGAGTATTGGTTGGAATGCGCTAATCTTGTTAACATCAGGAAGGATGCAGGGGTGACGGACCCTTATTGGGTGCCACCACCTGGTTGGAAACTTGGTGATTCCCCAACTCAGG harbors:
- the LOC125220454 gene encoding LOW QUALITY PROTEIN: protein DYAD-like (The sequence of the model RefSeq protein was modified relative to this genomic sequence to represent the inferred CDS: substituted 1 base at 1 genomic stop codon), coding for MQEVDQKDAVQGSVVAAEPRCTLLLEDSQFLIGGGGNKSPIENYMKEGYLYEIDHSQLPPRTPAHLRSIRVAMVCEKTEVNVAVRYPSMESLKAFFNYSLRESHPSLDEKFVMGSALAARVLVRIVPAEVFMEQKSWIAFWLIAQRKGSSCLSEALRGSGMVTWGIRRQVKYLGRHKESDDNNDVYVAQNSSSSFVTGVEESQMGLLATGDDEEFREDGQRHEDGDRGERGEDMENCDDQENAEDEEEEEEEEEEEEEEEEEEEEEEEEEEEEKIKVEEINENVNRKRYSFRNLSIRKTKKPKLEIRKQKQNQMQKKNQVKKIKGSKKSRGSLIHRDPKDRWSTQRYKLAEQNLLEVMKSKGATAEKPILRPQLRAEARKRIGDTGLLDHLLKHMAGKLAPGGQERFRRRHNPDGAMEYWLECANLVNIRKDAGVTDPYWVPPPGWKLGDSPTQDPVCARELKLLRGDVSKIKRSLELMATKMQLEEEVDKLRREIGEICCKKKQQENQSFTEESNKYDISQKLDQLTASFESLKQDFSSVHLSEVXLMYTEKYKEQLMTISDFVKDIEVCGEGKKLQLEEKAAKIERLKSGFRICKPQGTFLWPNNNNSSSFVKVQVEVPTPPSVSSSTVPPQLPYHYQPPPPSPSIVKPLAEKRAVKVTISNSPASVNLSHYKVSANRPALESGGGYTETATSCSEVGSWLALSTTVKSASDDSSHG